The genomic interval AAATGCCTTTTAGGGAATGCACAAAAGGATTGCTCATCTTTCTATTAAGAAGAATAACAGCATTTAATTTGCATCTATATTTATATCCCAGCATTTAATATCTGGCATATTCTCTAACAAATGCCATTCAGTATGTTTTCACTAAAAGCAATATTTTTTCCCAATGTAGCCAAACAAGGTTTCAGAAGAGTTAGGTACACCGTTGGTTGCAACTCTTCATGCTACTTCTCAAGGATTAGCTGAATCTGTTTCACTGAAGTGTAAAACTACTCGTCGAGGTAACTTGAATCCTCTTTATGTGATCAATCTATTTGTATGAACAGTGGCATTGACAATTTTGTCTGTTTCATACAAATAGGCAGGTGCTGACGTTAACTTCAATGATCGTGACACTCCGTTGGTGGTAGCAATTACTAATGGCTTGACTAACTGCATTAAATACTTGCTAAAGGCTGGTGCAGACCCTAATATCCCAACTTGTCATGTGAGTTTTTGTACTCATTTTTACTTGCTCGTTTCCTTTTCTTATCCAAAAGTTGAGATCAGTACTAGCTATACCCCCATTATATAATTGTGACTTGTCACCGTGACCCTTTGGGCCTTGACTATTGAGAGTTGGATCTGACTACTAATATGAGTAACTAAAATGTTGGAATGAATTGTGCACGTGTAGAAACAATTAAGTTTTTTGCTAGTATGTAATTGGTTTTTGGGTTGACTGATGTTGAGACTTCTATAAGATGTAGCTCACAAGACATTTAAAGTGAAGCTCAGATGACATTTAAATTCACCTGAAATGGCATAATAGATCCATCTATTTATGCACGTTTCTATTTATTAATTGCCTAATATACTACTTATGTTATTTGTATAATGAATGCTTGTGATATTCCTGCCTTGGTCTAAATTGCTTTTGAGGTAGTAGTTATATAATTGTTATTCTGTTACTTTGCAGTGTGGTGCCTTGCCAATACAACTTGCTGCAAGCtatggaagaagaaaggatGTGGAATTACTGTTTCCCTTAACTTCCCCCATTCGAGCTGTGTCAAACTGGACTGTTGAAGGAATTCTTGCCCATGCCAAATCAAAGCATGCCAGATCAAAATGTTCAAAGCCCAAGGTGTGAATGTGAATAATTCATTGTGATTGCTCTGTATTTCCTTATGTATCTGTCAATTTTTTATAGCATAAAAAATTTGCACTGACATGTTGGGTTACATGAGTTTATTGACAATCTTCTTTTCTCTAGTTCATACTATTTACTTCCAAAGAAACACAACAGTTTTCCAGCTGAGTTTGTACCAACAAACTTCTAACATAGTGCTGTTTATTTTACTGTTTAGAGCAGGAAACATATATAGTTGTTGAGAAGCAATATCAAGTAGTTGAAAAATCTActtgtttatttttatatcaATATAAAATGTTAAACAACTTTGTAGAGAAAAATTATAGGAGGGTGATTATTCTATTGTTGCAATTAGGAACTTAACCCATGCTTTGAGGCACCTACCCCCTACACGAGGGCCTGCCCTTCATAGGTCGATTCTTAACACATATTTTTACGAGGGGCCAGCGAGTTTAACTAGAGCTGAAATTCGCTCCTGTGGGGAGTCAAACGTAAGACCTAGAGGTGCTACTTGAGCACTATAACCGCTAGGCCCTTTCACTTGGATTGGTTTATGTTGCACCTATGTACTAATTAGTACCATTATTTTCCAACAATGCGAGTGGGATATCAGATAAGAGATTGTATCACCCTTGTGCGGTGTTCTGTTCTGAAACATACAAGAGTGCAGGTCATTGTTTCAGTTTGCACCTTATATTGTGGTTTCATTTttaaatcaaaatccaatatattttaaaaatgccTATGACTTTTGTTGCTATATAAAATTGTTTCATCGaattatttttatcttcaaAAGATTTTGGACATTTGGTATCGGTATATGCCTAAATTGGTTTTTCTTCGTGATGTAGGACAAGCAGGATGATCATAATAAAAAGGCTCAGTTCAAACTACGTGGTGAGAAAGCTATTAAGGACAAGCATGATGAGCAGGATAAAAAGGCTCAGCTCAAACTACAGGGTGAGAAAGCTGTTAAGAGAAAGGACTACCATGGCGCCTCAATTTTCTACACTGAGGTACGATGACATGAGCAAGCCacatttttttccatgaaaGAAAATCCGATTTGTTGGCTTGGATATATCTTCTTTGCAACATATATGGAAGTATGGATAGACATAGAAAAATACTCTCTCTAGTAAAGAATATGTCATTTGACTTTTTCCAGTTGAtcaagaaattataaaatactTAGTTTCAAAACATAAAATTGGTATGTTTGTATTTGTTTTGAAAAGAAGTTTCATAATATCATTAACTTTTAAGATTTTATGATCTTATTCAAAGTTGTACCTCTGCTTGTGAGTGCATTTATTATGAAACAtaaatacataaatatataaatatattttcgaCTGAATGGAGTAGCCTCTGCTTGTGAGTGTATTTATTATAAGCCTATCTTATTATAGGTCTGTCTAAAATTATTTCACACATTTATTATGATTTTGTATTACTATAGCATGCCTAATTATTTAGCCAAACAGCACAGTGATTGTGAGTGCATTTATTGTTGGAAACAATTCATGCAAGCTTCAGCAAACCTTTTAGAACAATGTCCAGAATGTTTCGAGAAGTCTACTCATGTTTCTGTTCAAAACTATCACGGAGCATGAATATACCCCTGTTATCATTGATAGACATGGGAACCGGTGTTTTCTGTAATGTGGACTGTTGCTATCTTCCAGCGCATCAAAAATAGGATGTTGTCTGCCTTCTATGATACGATAGAAGTTCTGCCTACTTTCTCAAACAAACTTCGCTCTCTTGGGTAATTGAGCATCTTGATCCTGTGTTTTGATGCAGGCAATTGAGCTGGATCCTACTGATGCAACATTGTATTCCAATAGGAGCCTTTGCCATCTTCAAATGACCGAAGCTTTGTTTGATGCTGATTATTGCATAAAATCGTGGCCTGAATGGTTAAAAGGTTACTACAGGAAAGGGGCTGCTCTCATGTTGCTGAAGGTCAGATAAAATCTTTGTTTCTTCACcttgcactattttttttcttgtcactTCCTTTGTGTAATCTCCCCAATTTTTTATCCATAGGAGTATGAAAAGGCATGTGACGCATTCTTGGCTGGACTGAAGTATCCTTTGAATGCTGAGATGGAGAAAGTATTCCGGTATTCTGTCTTAAACCGAGTTCCATTTCTATCATGTTGGACAGTTTATTGAATAAGATTGAACATGTTTGTGTATTATGCTCTCGATTCAACTATTTACTTTATAATGGTGTATGCATTTGAAATATCTCTCAAGCTGCACCTTTTTTTCCGTTTAGTCTAAACACGTGGAACCAAGTTGAACTTGTGGCTAACTTGATTTCACACTTGCAGGGAGGCGGTCGAGGCGATGAAGAAGCATCATGTTACTACAAAAAGCTTCAAGCCATCAGATTAGATAAGTTTACCAGCACTGGCTTTGGCTGCACGTTTTGTGTAATATATTTATTGTCCAGAAAACGGCCGTAATACTAAGTAAGTATCACCTTTTGGATCGCATAGTAGTAGCATACTACCATGATGCCTGCGTAGTGCCCCCTTAGGCCTATCATGTTGGGGAAAAAAATGTCGCCTTAAGCTCTCCTTGGTGTTAATACCAGTGTTCTCTGCTCATGACATGACATCGTCTAGAACTCTTGTCATTTTCATCGTCTTATTACAAATCTGATCTTTAGTTTAGTTCCCTTATGTTGTAGACATGGTGCATTCGTGTCTTTGGGGTTGGCTGGGAGATTCTGTTTGCAGGGCCCTTACGTGGGCTTATTTTATATGTTTCTAGTTGGGCTTGTCATTCTCTGTTTGCCAAGAAGTGGACTTTTATACGTAAAGGCCCATTTGGTTTTTAAGTGAACCGATTAAAGGACCAATTAAGTCATAAGTAAGGCCTCTTTTGTGTGTCCGGACTCCGGAGGAAGTagacttcctctctctctctctctctctctctctctctctaaagcAGAATTTATACGTATATTTTCGTTTATAATGAAGATGAGGTTAGGCCGTTAGGGcatagaaaacaagaaaaccatTAGCATATAataaattgagttttaattattataaacttaaaaataaatttatttaatattttaaatcaatATGAAACATATTATCTAGTTGTTTAGCGTTTTGAAAAATGTTCTAACGGGTAAAATCTATATCTAATCAGAAAATAATGTGGCCTATCTTGGTCCTCATGGAGCAGCCAGCAGTAGAAAGAAAAACCCAAGAAGGGCGAAATCTCAAACTGATCGATGATGAGAATGTCCAGCCAATTTGGGATTCAGAACTAGAGGATAGTATTCCCAACAAAGCTACTAGTAGCACTGTTTCATTCGCATCAAAAGCTTGATCTCttccaaatcaaatcaaagaaaTAGTAAAAAAGAAGAGTAGAACAAACCCAATCCCTTTCCTAGCTTCAGAGCTGCAAGCCTGAATTACTCCTCAGTCCTCACTACTACAAAGGTGCACTCACCCACGCTACCACAAACAAAGAAGCTTCTGCATCCAATAACTCCTCCAGAAACAAAACTAAACGCAAAGTTTTTCGGAAACATGAGCAGAAATCTCAGAAAAACTAATGCTTAGAACGATTTATATAGGCTCTGATATGATGCGTCGATCGGCCACCCGATCCATTGGACTCTTGCAAAGTTGCAAGCAAGCACGCATATTCCCCATCATGATCAAGGATGAACTccggccggcgaggagctcACGAGGAGgacgaagcgccgccgccgccgccgctgccggcgtcgtcgtcgtcgaactcGTCGTTGTACATCTCCTCCACCATGGGCTTCCACAGCCGCACTCGCGCGTTGATGAACCAGTTCGATATCTATATATGATTATGCAGCAATGTGTCAGTGTTAGCACGCAGAGTGTTGTTTGATTAATCAATGAGACGGTTGTTAATTAATCTCGTACTTGGGTTCTGCTTAGACCCGTAGCCACGGCCAGCATGAGCTTCTCGTTGTCATTCGGATACCTGcagaaatttatttaaatttgaactgTGAGTGTAGTAGCTTGGTTTAGCATTTTAATCTCCTCTTGATCAAGGAGTTTAGTTTCGCTATTCATTGATCATCTTGTTTACCTAACATTTCACCATTGTATACATTAGACGTGCCCAATATTAAAAATAACTGCAgctttaatatattatttttcttcataCTGGTAATGATCCGTACTAAagtaggagtttttttttctcaattttaaGTTGAAGTATTGTTTGTTAGAAAATGTATTACTGGTTTTGAAAAAGATGATCATAGATAGGAAAATATAAATCACATGACAAATAAAATACTAGCCTCAAAAGAGTTTGGTTAGAGCTAAAAATGAACTTTGTTAATGGAATTTCACcctcaattgtttttttctctgatcaaacttctttaaacatggataaaaaagtagtaacatttacaACACTAAATCAATTTTACTAAattaaacattaaatatattattatagtatttttattctgtgttaaaaatattcctatgtttttatataagcttgattaaacttaaataATTTAAGTttagctaaggaaaaaaaatctaagtgacttacaatatgaaatggaggaagtagctgTTTCCTTAATCTTCACATGACCCATTTTCAAATAACTTTTAGGAAAAACTATTTGATTTGACATAGTTTTATTTGCAAGACACTATATGATCGCAGTGTGAAACAGTGAAAGTGAGATTATTTGGACGGCTTACGGGTGGAGGAAATGGTCGAAGAGCCATGCCCGGAGCACGCCCACGGCGTCCTCCGGCAATCCCCGGAGCGGCCTCCACGCCTgctccgccctcgccgccgccgcctgcttcgTCCGCCGGACCACCCTgttcaccacctcctcctcctcctcctcctcctcctcctcgccgtcgccctcgtcgtcctcctccatggcgTCCCGGGCCAGCCGCAGCAACGCCGACCTCGtcctggccgccgcggcggcgtggagcctGAGCTTGCGCAGTATGGCGCGGCGCAGGCTGCCGAAGTGGCGCGACATGGCCTGCGCCATGAGCGCCGTGTACCCGGCCGTGGCGCCGGCGCCCAGCGCCGGCTCGAACGACGCCGACACCCGCCTCAGCTCCCCGAAGTAGTGCTCGTGCCGGCTCTCCAGCTGCAGCGCGCGGGGGGCGAATCGGCGGCGAGAAAGCGCCATGGGTTAGCCATTATTACTCGCTCGATGCCTCGATCCAAATTCCatggaggagaagggggagggctTTGCATTGTAAGTACGGACCTCGCTGAGAAGGCTGAGGAGCTTGGcttggacgccgccgccgccgccaatgccgGTGCTCTTGCCGTCGTGCGGGAAGCTCGccaccgcctcgtcgtcgtcgtcgccacctcgcgcgctggcggcggcggcggacaccgCCTCGCGGAGCAGCTCCTGCGCCGGCAGCAGGTACCTCGAACCACGCAACGCGGAAaccatcgtcgccggcgcggcgccaccggcaccgcagcagcagcgcgagcggccgccaccgtcgtcttcagccgccgcggcgccggacCCGAGGGTCAGCACGACCATCGGACCAGCGCCGCCACAGCCGCTCGACCCGTCCCTCCGGTGGCTctcggcaccggcaccggcgatctcctccGGCCGGTGGTGGTGCAGCTGGCAGTAGTGGCCGCCACATCGCTGCGAGTGGAGCTGCTTGCTGGCCACCATTGTCAGTCTCACCTTGCAATCTTCAGATAACTACCTGCAACAAAACAACAGCAACAAAAACTGCAAGCACCTGATTTCAAGTCAGGTGACCATGTGAGTGACCTGAAACCACTTTTATTTTCAGTGTAAATTATTAATGGTAGTAGTAAAACTTCTGAATCATTTGACAAACTGGTAGTAAAATGGTAATGACAACAAAATCACACTGATTAAAAGATCATTACACTGATACTTTACTTTCATCAGAATTAGGAGATGTATTGACAATATGtagtacttccttcgtttcacaatgtaagtcattttagcatttttcacattcatgttgatgttaattaatctagatagatatatatgtctagattcattaacactaatataaatgtgggaaatgctagaatgacttacattgtgaagcggagggagtatttgacaCTTGACAGGCAAACAATGTGCATACCTCTTGCCTTGGATGAGCAACTGAATCAGCAGCAAGAAAGAGGTAGAGAGAACCAAATGGttatgtgtacatgcatatgtGCCACAGAAAGAGGTATGCTACTGATGAGAGCCTTCAcaactgcatatatatatataacactgATGAGCTTGAGCTAgccatactactactactgtataGTGCTGCATATACTGCCACTCGGTAGTAGCTGGCTAGGTTGGCCATGGCCACTGTGCACCTTGGACCATCATCTTTGCATTGAAACAACACCAACCACATGAGTGAAGGTATTCAAACTTTGCAACTTTAGTGCTACAATACTAGTAGTAGCTCATTTGTTTTGTCACCATCCTTTGCTATTTCCCCTGTCACTATACTTGCTAGTTGCTGCTCCTGCTACTACAATACTACTGCTGCTACTCAGGAGGAGTACTGTCCTGCCTCCTCTCTACCTATCTACTATACTTCACTACCCTCTGTTTGGTACTAGCTTTTTCTTGGAGACTGCATATGCATTAGCTCAGCTGATCGAGTTGAGCTCCCTGTGTGTGTGTTGTGTGCTGGCTAGCTGGACCTGCAAAGGCATACACTGATACACACTACTACTAcaatctctctctcacacacatatacacaccATGACACTATTGCTGTCTAGAGTGTGGATGAGAGGAAGGTAGATATAGACCATAGTATGTGTTGTAGAATCTCAAGAAAGGGCAAGCAATGCACACTATGCATTGTGTAGCTGCCCTAATCTATGGAAAGACCAGAGCCTTTTTCCTGGGGTGCCCACTGCATCTTCTgttgctggctggctggctggctagctGCTGAACAATGCTTGGAGAGAGTTGGAGAGTGCACATGACATGCAGAGAGCTGATGAGAGCCTGTGCATGGAGCCAAGCAAAGCAGCAACCACTTTGGTCTTGctgcacacacatatgtgtggTACTTGCTGGATCATGCATGGTAAGGGTAACCAACTAACAAGTGTGGCATGCACATAAATGGATAGACAGCACAGACACATCACACATCAACAGGTGATCAGTTCCTCTcttttagagagagaaagatataGTACCACTACTCCTAGTAGTAGatgctgagagagagagagagagagagagagatgtgagAGTGAATAGGAGGAGGAGGTCAAAATACAGTTTTTGGGAGGTGTCATTGAGAGGAGCTGTCCATTGATTTGATTGGACTGATCctaagaggaagaagaggagtgctgtttgtttgtttttctttcctgGGGCAGTGGTGCCTTTTTGGTTCAGGTGATCTCTACAGTGCCGTTCAAACTGGCCTGCCTCGTTTGTGCTTTGAACTGCCCACTTTTGACCAATCCACGCACGCCTATCACCCttccaaatgttttttttttcaatatatgcTAGCTCATAATACTGTACAATACAATGCAATGTttggtttttccttttctcttgaaAATAAATACAGTCTGGATTCTACTGTGAAATAGAGAAGTACTGTACTTGGAAATAACTGGAGGATTGGACTGATGCCTGATATAGTGATATTGAT from Oryza glaberrima chromosome 3, OglaRS2, whole genome shotgun sequence carries:
- the LOC127766372 gene encoding uncharacterized protein LOC127766372, with amino-acid sequence MRVGYQIRDCITLVRCSVLKHTRVQDKQDDHNKKAQFKLRGEKAIKDKHDEQDKKAQLKLQGEKAVKRKDYHGASIFYTEAIELDPTDATLYSNRSLCHLQMTEALFDADYCIKSWPEWLKGYYRKGAALMLLKEYEKACDAFLAGLKYPLNAEMEKVFREAVEAMKKHHVTTKSFKPSD
- the LOC127765964 gene encoding BEL1-like homeodomain protein 11 — translated: MVASKQLHSQRCGGHYCQLHHHRPEEIAGAGAESHRRDGSSGCGGAGPMVVLTLGSGAAAAEDDGGGRSRCCCGAGGAAPATMVSALRGSRYLLPAQELLREAVSAAAASARGGDDDDEAVASFPHDGKSTGIGGGGGVQAKLLSLLSELESRHEHYFGELRRVSASFEPALGAGATAGYTALMAQAMSRHFGSLRRAILRKLRLHAAAAARTRSALLRLARDAMEEDDEGDGEEEEEEEEEEVVNRVVRRTKQAAAARAEQAWRPLRGLPEDAVGVLRAWLFDHFLHPYPNDNEKLMLAVATGLSRTQISNWFINARVRLWKPMVEEMYNDEFDDDDAGSGGGGGASSSS